The following DNA comes from Rhodopseudomonas boonkerdii.
CGGCGGGCATGGCCTCTAGATAAAACCCAGGCTCTGATGCATAAATAGAAACGATTGAAACTCATCGTTTCCGGATTTGATGTCAAAACTTCCCGATTTCGAGGCGCTGGCGATCTTCGCCAAGGTGGTGGAGCTGCAGTCCTTCGCGGCGGCAGCAACCGAGCTAACGCTCTCCAAGGCTACGGTTTCCAAGGCCGTGAGTCGGCTGGAGGACCGGCTGGGCGCGCGGCTGTTCAACCGCACGTCGCGACGGCTGGCGCTCACCGATGCCGGCCGGACGCTGGCAATCAAGGCGGCGCAGCTGCTGGCCGATGGCGAGGCGCTGGAGAACGAGGCGCTGGCGCAATCCGCGACACCGCGCGGACTGGTCCGGCTGGCCGCGCCGATGACCTATGGCACCGGCACCATCGCGCCGCTGCTGCCGGAATTTCTCGCCCGCTATCCCGAAGTCTCCATCGATCTCAATCTCAGCGATGCCACGGTGGACCTGATCGGCGAAGGCTTCGACGCCGCAGTCCGCATCGCCTCGCTGCCGGATTCGTCGCTGATCGCGCGGCGGCTCTGCGCGGTGAAGCGCTATGTGGTGGCGGCGCCGTCCTACTTCGCCAAATACGGCCGGCCGACCCATCCGTCCGATCTCACCGCGCACAGATGCTTCGGCTACACCTATCTCACCACGCCCGGCATCTGGCACTTCACCAATGCCGCCGGCGACATGGTGAGCGTGCGGCCCTCAGGGCCGCTGCATGTCAATAATGGCGAGGCGGTGATCCCCGCACTGATCGCGGGGCTCGGCATCGGCGGCCTGCCGGATTTCATCGTCGACGATGCGATCGCACGCGGCGATCTCGAAACGGTGCTGAACGACTGGTCGCAAACCCTGAGCGGCGTCTATCT
Coding sequences within:
- a CDS encoding LysR family transcriptional regulator, with amino-acid sequence MSKLPDFEALAIFAKVVELQSFAAAATELTLSKATVSKAVSRLEDRLGARLFNRTSRRLALTDAGRTLAIKAAQLLADGEALENEALAQSATPRGLVRLAAPMTYGTGTIAPLLPEFLARYPEVSIDLNLSDATVDLIGEGFDAAVRIASLPDSSLIARRLCAVKRYVVAAPSYFAKYGRPTHPSDLTAHRCFGYTYLTTPGIWHFTNAAGDMVSVRPSGPLHVNNGEAVIPALIAGLGIGGLPDFIVDDAIARGDLETVLNDWSQTLSGVYLVTPPGGPRPARVEVLLDFLTEKLSDGGKRSRRT